The proteins below come from a single Miscanthus floridulus cultivar M001 chromosome 1, ASM1932011v1, whole genome shotgun sequence genomic window:
- the LOC136505496 gene encoding origin of replication complex subunit 2, with product MAPRGGRAAASSGSEDEEEEAGFSRSYFLAKEKEPSSGKKRARAAAGKLSDLNLVDEQVLRASLAEIPPKHEEEVEALIRSYKDQYRNWLFELRCGFGLLMYGFGSKKQLLEDFASTTLTDFTVVVINGYLPSVNLKQVIVTIAEMFWDQTKAKRKRQPGTRSQLSQQFPSQSTEDIISFLMRQTSDDVDGRLCLLIHNVDGPALRDAESQQCLAQISCCPQVRVVASIDHVNAPLLWGKKMVHKQFKWSWYHVPTFAPYKAEGVFYPLILASGGHAQTTKTALVVLQSLTPNAQSVFRVLAEYQLANEKEEGMPVSSLYTKCRERFLVSSQVTLNSHLTEFKDHDLVKIRKHSDGQDCLRIPLVSDALEKLLQELA from the exons ATGGCACCAAGAGGCGGACGCGCAGCGGCTAGTTCCGGTtctgaggatgaggaagaggaggccGGGTTCTCCAGGAGCTACTTCCTGGCCAAGGAGAAGGAGCCATCATCCGGGAAGAAGCGCGCCCGTGCCGCCGCGGGCAAGCTCTCCGACCTCAACCTTGTCGACGAGCAG GTGTTGCGTGCATCCCTTGCAGAGATCCCTCCGAAGCacgaggaagaggtggaggctcTGATTAGAAGCTACAAGGACCAGTACCGCAACTGGCTGTTCGAACTAAG ATGCGGTTTTGGTCTCCTGATGTATGGGTTTGGATCTAAGAAGCAATTGCTCGAGGATTTTGCCTCCACTACCTTGACTGATTTCACTGTCGTTGTTATCAATGGCTACCTTCCGTCCGTCAATTTGAAACAG GTCATAGTAACAATAGCTGAAATGTTCTGGGATCAAACAAAAgctaaacgcaagagacagccagGAACAAGGTCCCAGTTGTCACAACAGTTTCCGTCACAATCAACAGAGGACATCATCTCATTCCTAATGAGACAGACATCTGATGATGTTGATGGTCGCTTGTGCCTTCTTATTCATAATGTTGACGGGCCTGCTTTGCGTGATGCTGAATCACAACAGTGTCTAGCACAAATTTCTTGCTGCCCACAGGTCCGTGTTGTTGCATCAATAGACCATGTTAATGCCCCTTTAT TGTGGGGCAAGAAGATGGTGCACAAACAGTTCAAGTGGAGCTGGTACCATGTCCCGACTTTTGCACCTTACAAAGCCGAAGGCGTGTTCTACCCATTGATCCTAGCTAGTGGTGGTCACGCCCAAACCACAAAAACTGCTCTCGTTGTTCTGCAGAGTCTGACACCGAATGCACAAAGTGTTTTCAGAGTTCTTGCTGAATATCAGTTGGCAAATGAGAAGGAGGAAG GTATGCCAGTCAGCAGTTTGTATACGAAATGCCGTGAGCGCTTTCTGGTAAGCAGTCAAGTGACATTAAATTCACACCTGACGGAGTTTAAAGATCATGATCTGGTTAAGATCAGGAAGCACTCTGAT